In Flavobacterium gelatinilyticum, a genomic segment contains:
- a CDS encoding LolA family protein: MTKKCFQMAVLFLLSFTSIQAQDKKAKDLLNEVTTKIKSYDNIVIDFKYSLNNAKENINQDSKGNVTMKGNQYVLNFMGVTKIFDGQKTYTIVPEDEEVTISKVNEKDDNAITPSKMLTFFNSGYKYNMDIVQNVKGRKIQYIKLAPTSAKDQRKEILLGIDVQTKHIYNLIETGKNGTKTTLTVNSFKTNQPLSKNQFTFVAAKYPKYYINKLD, encoded by the coding sequence ATGACTAAAAAGTGTTTTCAAATGGCTGTTTTATTTCTTTTGAGCTTCACTTCTATTCAGGCTCAGGATAAAAAAGCTAAAGATTTATTGAACGAAGTAACTACAAAAATAAAAAGCTACGATAATATTGTTATCGATTTTAAATATTCTTTAAATAATGCTAAAGAGAATATCAATCAGGACAGCAAAGGAAATGTAACAATGAAAGGAAATCAATATGTATTGAATTTTATGGGTGTTACAAAAATTTTTGACGGTCAAAAAACCTATACAATCGTTCCGGAGGATGAAGAAGTTACTATTTCTAAAGTAAATGAGAAAGACGATAATGCTATTACGCCTTCGAAAATGCTTACTTTCTTTAATTCGGGATATAAATACAATATGGATATCGTTCAAAATGTAAAAGGAAGAAAAATCCAATACATCAAGTTAGCACCAACAAGTGCAAAAGATCAACGAAAAGAAATTTTGTTAGGTATTGACGTTCAGACAAAACACATTTACAATTTGATTGAAACAGGAAAAAACGGAACAAAAACAACTTTAACCGTTAATTCTTTTAAAACCAATCAGCCATTATCAAAAAATCAATTTACCTTTGTAGC